One stretch of Oceanimonas pelagia DNA includes these proteins:
- a CDS encoding ATP-binding protein, translated as MTHKRKLLMSWSSGKDSAWALQQLLQDPHFEVVGLFTTVNAAFDRVAMHGVRAELLRRQASTLGLPLDIITLPWPCTNADYQQRMGAFIARAKAQGIEAFGFGDLLLEDVRQYRENQLAGTGIEAVFPIWHTPTRDLPYTMFESGLRAVITCLDPKKVPVEFAGRELTAGLLAQLPEGTDPCGENGEFHTFVFDGPLFDGPVKIKTGEVVERDGFVFADVLPA; from the coding sequence ATGACTCACAAGCGCAAACTGTTAATGTCCTGGAGCAGCGGCAAGGACAGTGCCTGGGCCCTGCAACAACTGTTGCAAGACCCGCACTTTGAGGTGGTGGGGCTGTTCACCACTGTGAATGCAGCCTTTGACCGGGTGGCCATGCACGGAGTACGGGCAGAATTGCTGCGCCGGCAGGCCAGCACCCTTGGCCTGCCGCTGGACATCATTACCCTGCCCTGGCCCTGCACCAATGCAGACTATCAGCAACGCATGGGCGCCTTTATTGCACGGGCAAAAGCACAGGGCATAGAAGCCTTTGGCTTTGGTGATTTGCTGCTGGAAGACGTAAGGCAGTACCGTGAAAACCAGCTGGCAGGCACCGGCATTGAGGCAGTGTTTCCCATCTGGCATACCCCCACCCGTGACCTGCCTTACACCATGTTCGAGAGCGGCCTGCGGGCGGTGATCACCTGCCTGGATCCGAAAAAAGTACCGGTGGAATTCGCCGGCCGGGAGCTGACCGCCGGGCTGCTGGCCCAATTGCCCGAGGGCACCGATCCCTGCGGCGAAAACGGCGAGTTTCACACCTTTGTGTTCGACGGGCCCCTGTTTGACGGGCCCGTGAAAATTAAAACCGGCGAGGTGGTGGAGCGGGACGGCTTTGTATTTGCGGATGTGCTGCCGGCGTAA
- a CDS encoding DUF1289 domain-containing protein — MSEPLASPCIGHCRLDEERVCEGCFRTIDEISGWRERPDHDKRAILARCAARRRQAGQ; from the coding sequence ATGAGTGAGCCGCTGGCCAGCCCCTGCATCGGCCACTGCCGGCTTGATGAGGAGCGCGTGTGTGAGGGCTGTTTTCGTACCATTGACGAGATCAGCGGCTGGCGCGAGCGCCCGGATCACGACAAGCGGGCCATACTGGCGCGTTGTGCGGCGCGACGCCGTCAGGCCGGCCAATAA
- a CDS encoding OmpA family protein gives MNMLKKAPLVAIMGATLLPAVAMANMHGHSSIGPNQGDREFSLSGTGSSSKDFDNSSFGISADYGWYLSDRTLAGIRQSISYADVEGEGLTDDFWNGSTRGFVDYHFGQNAARPFVGASLGAIYGDGVNDTGIAGLEAGLKYYLLPTTFIQARAEYQFLFDSGDSASDNFDDGAWAYTFGMGLNF, from the coding sequence ATGAACATGCTCAAAAAAGCTCCGCTGGTCGCAATTATGGGCGCCACCCTGCTGCCTGCCGTGGCCATGGCCAACATGCATGGCCACAGCAGCATAGGACCGAACCAGGGTGATCGGGAGTTCTCGCTTTCGGGTACCGGTAGCAGCAGCAAAGACTTCGACAACAGCAGTTTTGGTATCTCCGCCGATTATGGCTGGTACCTCTCCGACCGCACCCTGGCAGGTATTCGCCAGAGCATCAGCTATGCCGACGTGGAAGGTGAAGGCCTGACCGACGATTTCTGGAACGGCAGCACCCGTGGTTTTGTTGACTACCACTTTGGCCAGAATGCAGCCCGTCCCTTTGTGGGCGCCTCACTGGGTGCCATTTACGGCGACGGTGTGAACGACACCGGCATTGCCGGCCTGGAAGCGGGCCTCAAGTATTATCTGCTGCCCACCACCTTTATTCAGGCCAGGGCCGAATATCAGTTTCTGTTTGACAGCGGCGACAGCGCCAGTGACAACTTCGATGATGGTGCCTGGGCCTATACCTTTGGCATGGGCCTCAATTTCTGA
- a CDS encoding mechanosensitive ion channel family protein: MNDDEVALLWQQFRKSLEDTGNALGLSGYNWQELLVYAVGQLLVTLMIGMLFWLLYVTGSLLMRWLLGRLGHGAGPYRTGRVVLRYLLGLATLVAILAQYGAEDGLIKGMARAGLMTLAFYLVWQLLSRGLINRLSRRHLDSSLVQLCKNTLSVSLMALGAITVMAQFGFDVLSIVAGLGIVGIAVGFAAQSTLSNFIAGITLLIERPFRIGDWVCIHGQEGRVVRIAFRTTWLRTRDNVFAMIPNDSVATTDIINYSAEGPTRIRIPVHIAYKDSVEHARSVIMPILAAHPRTINNDTLEPRVQLRELADSSVVLSAQVWVSARDVEVKGRISCELLEAIKQGLDDAGIEIPFPHLQLHLDEARGLEPVFGRAGAADDETTRSH, translated from the coding sequence ATGAACGACGACGAAGTGGCTCTGCTGTGGCAACAGTTTCGCAAAAGTCTTGAAGATACCGGCAACGCCCTGGGGCTGAGCGGCTACAACTGGCAGGAACTGCTGGTGTATGCGGTGGGACAATTGCTGGTCACCCTGATGATCGGGATGCTGTTCTGGCTGCTGTATGTGACCGGCAGTCTGCTGATGCGCTGGCTGCTGGGTCGGCTGGGGCACGGCGCCGGCCCCTACCGCACCGGCCGGGTGGTGCTGCGCTACCTGCTGGGGCTGGCGACTCTGGTGGCCATATTGGCGCAGTATGGCGCCGAAGACGGCCTCATCAAGGGCATGGCCCGGGCCGGGTTGATGACCCTGGCCTTTTATCTGGTGTGGCAGTTGCTGTCTCGCGGGCTGATCAACCGGTTGTCGCGCCGTCATCTCGACTCTTCCCTGGTGCAGTTGTGCAAAAACACCCTGTCGGTATCACTCATGGCCCTGGGCGCCATTACCGTGATGGCCCAGTTTGGGTTTGACGTGCTCTCCATTGTTGCCGGTCTGGGCATTGTGGGCATTGCCGTGGGCTTTGCCGCCCAGTCTACCCTGTCGAACTTTATTGCCGGCATCACCCTGCTGATTGAACGGCCTTTTCGTATTGGCGACTGGGTCTGCATTCATGGCCAGGAGGGCAGGGTGGTGCGTATTGCCTTTCGAACCACCTGGCTGCGTACCCGCGATAATGTGTTTGCCATGATTCCCAACGACAGCGTGGCCACCACCGACATCATCAATTACAGCGCCGAAGGGCCTACCCGTATTCGCATTCCGGTGCACATTGCCTACAAGGATTCGGTTGAGCACGCCAGAAGCGTTATCATGCCCATTCTGGCGGCGCATCCGCGCACCATTAACAACGACACCCTCGAGCCAAGGGTGCAGCTGCGGGAGCTGGCCGACTCCTCCGTGGTGCTCAGCGCCCAGGTGTGGGTCAGCGCCCGGGATGTGGAGGTGAAAGGGCGTATATCCTGCGAACTGCTGGAAGCGATCAAGCAGGGGCTGGATGACGCTGGCATTGAAATTCCCTTTCCGCACCTGCAACTGCACCTGGACGAAGCCCGTGGGCTGGAGCCGGTGTTTGGCCGGGCTGGCGCCGCCGATGATGAAACCACAAGGAGTCATTGA
- a CDS encoding lipocalin family protein → MKHSLLALLLLLAGCTGKPEGITPVTGFELNRYLGTWYEIARLDHSFERGLARVTAEYSLRDDGGVRVINRGFDVQKGEWKQAEGKAYFVETPDLAHLKVSFFGPFYGAYVVFELDDHYQYALVSGPSRHYFWLLARRPELAPELRQRLIERAGRAGFDTDALILVEHE, encoded by the coding sequence ATGAAGCACAGCCTGTTGGCGCTGTTGTTGCTGCTGGCCGGATGCACCGGCAAGCCCGAAGGCATTACCCCGGTAACCGGGTTTGAACTGAACCGCTATCTGGGCACCTGGTATGAAATTGCGCGGCTCGATCATTCCTTTGAGCGGGGGCTTGCGCGGGTGACGGCGGAATACAGCCTGCGCGATGATGGCGGCGTGCGGGTGATTAACCGGGGCTTTGATGTGCAGAAAGGGGAATGGAAGCAGGCGGAAGGCAAGGCCTATTTTGTTGAAACGCCCGACCTGGCTCACCTCAAGGTGTCGTTTTTCGGCCCCTTTTACGGTGCCTATGTGGTGTTTGAACTCGACGATCACTATCAATATGCCCTGGTGTCGGGCCCCAGTCGCCATTACTTCTGGTTGCTGGCACGTCGGCCCGAGCTGGCGCCCGAATTACGCCAACGGCTGATTGAACGGGCCGGCAGGGCAGGGTTTGATACCGACGCGCTGATTCTGGTTGAACATGAATAG
- a CDS encoding histidine phosphatase family protein, with translation MLRILMKWMLLLLLLPTGVQASDAEAWLALKEGRAMLLMRHANAPGAGDPPGFVLERCDTQRNLDARGRAQAEAWGERLRSHGIGEARIYSSQFCRALDTARLLGVGEVVPTPELNSFFYRRSRRSEQTQALRQFVAGLEPGLPVVLVSHQINITALTSRFPASGEALILALPLEERIRVLASIRP, from the coding sequence ATGCTCAGGATACTCATGAAATGGATGCTGTTGCTGCTGTTGCTGCCAACCGGGGTGCAGGCTTCCGACGCCGAGGCCTGGCTGGCGCTGAAGGAAGGCCGTGCCATGCTGCTGATGCGCCATGCCAATGCGCCCGGCGCCGGTGATCCTCCCGGCTTTGTGCTGGAGCGCTGCGACACCCAGCGCAATCTCGACGCCCGTGGCCGGGCGCAGGCCGAGGCCTGGGGCGAACGGCTGCGCAGCCACGGCATTGGCGAGGCCAGGATCTACAGCAGCCAGTTTTGCCGCGCACTGGACACCGCCCGTCTGCTGGGGGTGGGTGAGGTGGTGCCCACACCCGAGCTCAACTCGTTTTTTTACCGGCGAAGCCGGCGCTCGGAGCAAACGCAGGCGTTGCGCCAGTTTGTGGCCGGGCTGGAGCCGGGGCTGCCGGTGGTGCTGGTCAGCCACCAGATCAACATTACCGCCCTCACCAGCCGCTTTCCCGCCTCGGGCGAGGCGCTGATCCTGGCCCTGCCCCTGGAAGAGCGGATCCGGGTACTGGCGAGCATTCGGCCCTGA
- a CDS encoding PqiC family protein, translating to MMPFNTKRLSSLSLLLGLALAGCAGSNEPGTAAYLLPASSAEQRHDARLTVLVAPVALAAFLEGDGIVMQLDDIEVHQARNHLWAEALPEQLRRLLLDRLSASLPQAQVIARGQPSAGNMPAREVRLQLDRFQGRFDGMALIQGHWQLLNGRGELLEQRAFRLETPLTADGYPALVRALAGGWEQLADQLAASLVASLAS from the coding sequence ATGATGCCGTTCAACACCAAACGCCTTAGTTCCCTTTCGCTGCTGCTCGGCCTGGCCCTTGCCGGCTGTGCCGGCAGCAATGAGCCCGGCACCGCCGCCTATCTGCTGCCGGCAAGCAGTGCCGAGCAACGGCATGATGCCAGGTTGACGGTATTGGTGGCGCCCGTTGCCCTCGCCGCCTTTCTCGAGGGGGACGGCATTGTGATGCAGCTCGACGACATTGAAGTGCACCAGGCCCGCAACCACCTCTGGGCCGAGGCCCTGCCCGAGCAGTTGCGCCGGCTGTTGCTGGACCGGCTGAGCGCCAGCCTGCCCCAGGCCCAGGTGATTGCCCGCGGGCAACCCAGCGCCGGCAACATGCCGGCCCGTGAAGTTCGCCTGCAACTGGATCGCTTTCAGGGCCGTTTCGATGGCATGGCCCTGATCCAGGGCCACTGGCAATTGCTGAACGGTCGCGGCGAGCTGCTGGAGCAACGGGCCTTCAGGCTGGAAACGCCGCTCACCGCAGACGGTTACCCGGCCCTGGTGCGCGCCCTGGCCGGCGGCTGGGAGCAACTGGCCGATCAGCTTGCCGCCAGCCTGGTGGCCAGTCTGGCATCATAG
- the pqiB gene encoding intermembrane transport protein PqiB, protein MSDTPRAERKKQRSLSPIWIVPLVAVLIGAWMIYDNLSKLGPSITLVMDNAEGIEAGKTLIKTRNVEVGRVERVRLSDDLQHALITARMSPQAENMLNDETRFWVVKPRIGREGISGLNTVLSGAYIQLLPGSSEQPKRRFQVLEQPPVAPPDAPGLRINLISQVGTAVSTGDPVSYQGYTVGRVEHSEFDPEKREMQLRLYIQSPYDVLVTTTTRFWASSGIDMRLDSQGFRVNVGSLESLVGGGVTFGVPENTAMGHKAKPNATYVLFADEESANEGSYEQYLEYVLLVDDTVRGLEPGAPVEYRGVRIGSVVSVPWHFTAPQPDSLSRFAIPVLIRIEPQRFDNTTEIIDTKAWYARLNRMFGHGLRASLKAGNLLTGALFVDLNFQKDAEPFKAMTFVERRVFPTTTGGFAQIEQKVSNLLDKFNNLDIEPVVNNLNSTLVATQQTMDKINRIAASVDALLADPATGELPANVNQTLRQLSDTLAGFAPDSEGYNELTQTLSRLEQLMADIQPVIRTLNDQPNALIFDRTPTQDPQPRAAK, encoded by the coding sequence ATGTCTGACACCCCCCGCGCCGAGCGCAAGAAACAGCGCTCCCTGTCGCCCATCTGGATAGTGCCCCTGGTGGCGGTGTTGATCGGCGCCTGGATGATTTACGACAACCTGAGCAAGCTCGGCCCTTCCATTACCCTGGTAATGGACAACGCCGAAGGCATTGAAGCGGGCAAGACCCTGATCAAGACCCGCAACGTGGAGGTGGGCCGGGTGGAGCGGGTCAGGCTGTCGGACGATCTGCAACATGCGCTGATCACCGCCCGCATGAGCCCCCAGGCGGAAAACATGCTCAACGACGAGACCCGTTTCTGGGTGGTCAAGCCACGCATTGGCCGTGAGGGCATCAGCGGCCTCAATACCGTGCTGTCGGGGGCCTACATTCAGTTGCTGCCGGGCAGCAGCGAACAGCCCAAACGTCGTTTTCAGGTGCTGGAACAACCGCCGGTGGCACCGCCCGATGCCCCCGGTCTGCGCATCAACCTCATCAGCCAGGTAGGCACCGCCGTGTCTACCGGCGATCCGGTCAGCTATCAGGGCTATACCGTGGGCCGGGTGGAGCACAGCGAATTCGATCCGGAAAAACGGGAAATGCAGCTGCGGCTGTATATACAGTCGCCCTACGACGTGCTGGTCACCACCACCACCCGTTTCTGGGCCAGCTCCGGCATCGACATGCGCCTCGACTCCCAGGGGTTCCGGGTCAATGTCGGCTCGCTGGAGTCCCTGGTGGGCGGCGGCGTGACCTTTGGCGTGCCCGAAAACACCGCCATGGGCCACAAGGCCAAACCCAATGCCACCTATGTGCTGTTTGCCGACGAGGAAAGCGCCAACGAGGGCAGCTATGAGCAATATCTGGAATACGTGTTGCTGGTGGACGACACGGTACGGGGCCTGGAGCCGGGCGCGCCGGTGGAATACCGGGGCGTGCGCATTGGCTCCGTGGTCAGTGTGCCCTGGCACTTTACCGCACCGCAACCCGACTCCCTGAGCCGGTTCGCCATTCCCGTGCTGATCCGCATTGAGCCCCAGCGCTTTGACAACACCACCGAAATCATCGACACCAAAGCCTGGTATGCGCGGCTGAACCGTATGTTCGGCCATGGCCTGCGGGCCTCGCTCAAGGCCGGCAACCTGCTCACCGGCGCGCTGTTTGTGGATCTCAACTTCCAGAAGGACGCCGAGCCCTTCAAGGCCATGACCTTTGTCGAGCGGCGGGTATTTCCCACCACCACCGGCGGATTTGCCCAGATTGAGCAGAAAGTCTCGAACCTGCTCGACAAGTTCAACAACCTCGACATCGAGCCCGTGGTCAATAACCTGAACAGCACCCTGGTGGCGACGCAGCAGACCATGGACAAGATCAACCGCATTGCCGCTTCGGTGGATGCGCTGCTGGCGGATCCCGCCACCGGCGAACTGCCCGCCAATGTCAACCAGACCCTGCGCCAGCTCAGCGACACCCTGGCAGGCTTTGCCCCCGACTCGGAAGGTTACAACGAGCTGACCCAGACCCTGTCGCGGCTGGAACAGCTGATGGCAGACATACAGCCGGTGATCCGCACCCTTAACGATCAGCCCAACGCCCTGATCTTCGACCGTACTCCCACTCAGGATCCGCAACCGAGGGCCGCCAAATGA